The following is a genomic window from Sutcliffiella horikoshii.
TTAAACCTTTCTATGGATTATCCATTTGTCATACACACTCCATTGATGTGGCTGAACAAGGAAGAAACATGGAAACTGGCAGATGACCTTGGTTCACTCGATTTTGTAAGAACAAAGACTTTGACTTGCTATAATGGGATAATCGCGGATGGGTGCGGCGAGTGCCCGGCATGTAAACTGAGAAAACGTGGATTGGATGACTACCTTGCTAAAAAAGATAAAGGGGTTGTGTCCTCATGATGCAACAAATTTATCCACAAGTACAACATGACTTCTCCTATGAATTGAATAAGGATATGCAAATAGCAGCAGCGCATTTTGTTCCAACAGATGCAGCAGGGAAATGCAGACAACTGCATGGACACACCTATTTCGTCAATGTGACAGTTGCAGGAGACAACTTGGATGAGGCTGGTTTTCTTGTTAATTTTCAAGTGTTGAAAAAGCTTCTGCATGATAAATTTGATCATACGGTTTTAAATGATCATAAAGATGTCTTCAATGATCACGATCCAAATTATTTTCCAACAACGGAAGTAGTAGCAAGAACGATGTGGGAAACGATAGAAAAGCATTTGGAGACTCTTCCTTCCAAACCTACCTGTCTACAAGTGTATGTAAGGGAAACACCGACAAGCTATTGTATTTACCGTCCTAAGAAGGGGAAAAAGAAATGAGTAGTCTAATACCGGTTTTAGAAATATTCGGCCCAACCATCCAAGGAGAAGGGATGGTCATTGGTCAGAAA
Proteins encoded in this region:
- the queD gene encoding 6-carboxytetrahydropterin synthase QueD, yielding MMQQIYPQVQHDFSYELNKDMQIAAAHFVPTDAAGKCRQLHGHTYFVNVTVAGDNLDEAGFLVNFQVLKKLLHDKFDHTVLNDHKDVFNDHDPNYFPTTEVVARTMWETIEKHLETLPSKPTCLQVYVRETPTSYCIYRPKKGKKK